The sequence ggactaaatgctccaaccaaaagacatcgagtggctgaatggataaaaaaacatgacccatacatctgctgtctacaagaaacccacctcattagaagggactcacacagactgaaagtgaaaggatggaaaaatatctttcaggcaaatggaaaggaaaagaaagctggggtagcaatacttatatcggacaaaatagacctcaaagtgaaggccttaacaagagataaggaaggccacttcataatactaaagggatcaatacaacaagaagatataaccctggtaaacatatacgcacccaatgtaggagcacccaaattcataaaaaaactcctggaaaatatcaaaggagagatcgacaacaatacaatcatagtaggggactttaatacaccattgacagcactggataagtcctatagacaaacaatcagtaaagatacagcaatcctaaatgactcactagatcagatggacttaatagacatcttcagaacacttcaccccaaagccagagaatatacgttcttctcaggtgctcatgggacatattcaaaaatagaccacatattgggtcacaagcaaagtatccccaaattcaagaagattgaaatcataaaaagcatcttcgcagaccacgatggcataatattagaaatcaactacaataaaaacaacccaaaatactcaaacacctggaagctgaatagcatgctattaaatattgattgggttaccaatgagatcaaagaagaaattaaaaacatcctggaaactaatgacaatgaaaacacaacaatccaaaacctatgggacacattgaaagcagtcctgagagggaagtttatagctctacaggcctatctcaaaaaacaagaaaaaatggtagtaaatcatctaactctacaactcaaagaattagaaagagagcaacaagaaaaccccagagtgagcagaaggaaggagataataaagattagagcagaaataaattacatagagaccaaaaaaacaatacagaaaatcaatgaaaccaagagctggttctttgaaaggataaacaagattgataaacctctagccagactcaccaagaagcagagagagaggacccaaataaataaaatcagaaacgatagaggcgaaataacaacagaccccacagaaatacaaatgattgttaaaaaatactatggacagctttactccaacaaactagacaacctggaggaaatggacaaattcctagaaaaatacagtattccaaaactcaatcaggaagaatctaaaaatctcaacaggccaataactatggaagaaattgaagcagtcatcaaaaagcttccatcaaacaaaagcccaggaccagacggcttcacaggggagttttaccaaacattcaaggaagaactaaaacctatcctcctcagactactacaaaaaattcaagaggaaggaacacttccaagctcattctatgaagccagcatcaccctaataccaaaaccaggtaaagacaacacaatgaaagagaattacaggccaatatccctcatgaacatagatgccaaaatcctcaacaaaatcttagcaaatcggatccagcagtacatcagaaagatcatacaccatgaccaagtaggatttatcccagggatgcaaggatggtacaatatccgcaaatcaataaacgtgatacatcacataaacaaattgaaagaaaaaaaaccacatggtcatatcaattgatgcagaaaaagcatttgacaaaattcaacacccatttttgataaaaactctcagcaaggtgggagtagaaggatcatacctcaacataataaaagccatatatgacaggcccacagccaacatcatactcaacggacaaaaactaacaccatttcccctaagaacaggaacaagacagggatgccccctctcaccactcctgttcaacgtagtactggaagtgttagccattgcaattcggcaagaagaagaaataaaaggcatccaaattggaaaagaggaagtaaaactgtccttatttgcagacgacatgatattatacatacaaaaccctagagattccatcaaaaagctactagacttaatacatgaatttggcaatgtagcaggatacaaaattaaccccaagaaatctgaggcatttctatacaccaatagtgaactttcagaaagagagattataaaaacaatcccgtttactattgcaccgaaaaaactaagctacctaggaataaacttaactaaagaggtaaaagacctctactcagaaaactacaggacgttgaaaaaagacatagaggaagacataaacagatggaagaacataccgtgttcatggattggtagaatcaacatcattaaaatgtccatactacccaaagcaatctataaattcaacgcacttcccattaaagtaccaacagcatacttcagagatctagaacgaactttccaaaaattcatctggaataaaaaaagaccccgaatagctgcagcaatcctgaaaaagaacaaagtaggtgggatctcaataccagatatcaagttgtattacaaagccactgttctcaaaactgcctggtactggcacaagaataggcatatagatcaatggaatagaatacagagcccagaaatcggcccgaaccaatatgctcaattaatatttgacaaaggaggcaagaacatacaatggagccaagatagtctcttcaataaatggtgttgggaaaattggacagatatatgcaagaaaaagaaactagaccaccaacttacaccatacacaaaaataaactcaaaatggataaaggacttaaatgtacgacaggataccataaaaattctagaagaatccaaaggcaagaaaatctcagacatatgccgaagcaatttcttcactgatacagctcctagggcacttgaaactaaagaaaaaatgaacaaatgggactacatcaaaataaaaagcttctgcacagcaaaagaaaccatcaacaaaacaacgagaaaacccactgtgtgggaaaacatatttgccaatgacatatctgataagggcctaatctccaaaatttatagggaactcatacaacttaacaaaagaaagataaacaatccaatcaaaaaatgggcaaaggacctaaatagacacctttcaaaagaggacattcagaaagccaagagacatatgaaaacatgctcaaagtcactaatcatccgagagatgcaaatcaaaacagcaatgaggtaccatctcacacctgtcagactggctatcatcaacaaatcaacaaacgacaagtgctggagaggatgtggagaaaaaggaacacttgtgcactgctggtgggaatgcagactggtgcagccactatggaagacagtatggagtttccttaaaaaactgaaaatggaactcccatttgaccctgtgatcccacttctaggaatatatcccaagaaaccagaaacaccaatcagaaaggatatatgcacccctatgttcatagcagcacaattcaccatagctaagatctggaaacagcctaagtgcccatcagtagatgaatggattagaaaactgtggtacatctacacgatggaatactatgctgctgtaaaaaggaaggaactcttaccatttgcaacgtcatggatggaactggagagcattatgctaagtgaaataagccagtcaataaaggaaaaataccacatgatctcactcattcgtggacaatagagaccattataaacttttgaacaataatagatacagaggcagagctgcctcaaacagattgtcgagctgcagcgggaaggccggggagggttggggggcaggaggtaggggggtaagagatcaactaaaagacttgtatgcatgcatataagcataaccaatggacataagacactgggtgataggggaggctaggggactgtctagggcggggggataaaatggatacatatgtaataccctttgtaatactttaagcaataaaaaaaaaaaaaagaaaagaaattctttttGAACAGAAGttttctgtttgtgtgtttttaatttttgagagatTATGATATGCCTGTTAATCAAGATTCGTCTCTTATGTagaatgaaaatattcaaatatagtTTCATCTTTAATtgcacttaaaattttaattattctcaatttttttatttgaacaaaTGTTTAAGGACTACTCATAGATCATAAAATTATTATGTTGTTGGAATAAAGTGACCAAAGATAATATCAATGATAGATTACTAAATATTGATATCTCTTTGGTTCTCTTTCCctcattttatttctgttctattGTGTATTAAATGGAGTATTAGTTTCTTGTACACAATAACTTTATGGACTGAATAATTCCACTTTGAGATATtcatatgtatgtacataaacATGCTCATGTAAATTTCACACATATGGGGAAAAGAGTCCTTCTTTTTTCAGGATATCAGCAGAGTAATTCATAGGGGGTCTTTTTAATGTACTCTCCAGAATGCAGTGTTTATCAAAACCaatattatatttactttttaataattttatttttcaaagactcCTAACAAGCAACTAGATTTTTGCCCAAATATAAGCCTAATAAACTTTCTACAGGTTTTCtccataaaaaaagatgaaatcaatatttaaaatttttaaaataattatgatacAAATGTGAATAGTACTTTTACATAaaaaccaaatatttttatttttctcacactAGAGTTCAGGTATTTATTATTTAAGATCTGAaaggctttttaaatttttttctgcagATGTCATGAgaatttgattgtttgtttgaTCTACTGGCTAAAATCAATTATGTTTTACTAAGGTTGATAACATTTTAGGTTTTCAgatctattttatttcttcattgctACAATGCCTCATTACTGTGCACTATTACTGCTTTATAGAATCAAGAATAAGCCAAGGTAAGGAAATTGCCCAGTGACCACTGCATATCTGAAGGTCTAGATAGCAGATTGGCAAAATCACATCTAGCTTCTCAGATGAAagacatttaatgtcatattattttacaaagctaaaaaaatctctttcttaacattacacacacacacacacacacacacacacacacacacacacacacacacaattcagaTCACATCTGACCATGAGCACTCCAAACTCCCTGGTTCCAGCCATTAGCTTCTATCAAAAGGATTACTACAGGAGCCTCCTACTGGACTTTCCAGCATCTCCTGTGTCCAAATTTGCCCTCCTGCAATAATTACCTATAGAGTATTCATAAAGGtcactttaaaatgttaagtgaaaacATCTTACTCCTATGCTCaaaatctttcattttctctcatttcaGGCAAGGTGAAGTCAAATTCTTAGTGGCCACTCATTCTGTACACCACCCTTTACCTCTCTTATTTTCACCTACTCAACTCATCCTTCCTCACTATTTGTGCAACACCCCAGAGACCCACATGCCTTAGCAAAATTTCACGTTTTTGTTTCAGGTTGGAACCCATGTCCCCAGATATCTACAATCGTATCACTTCCATAAAGTCTTTGATCAAATATCTCCTTCTTAATGAGACCCAACCCAAATACCTCAATAAAATTACACCTGCACTCAGCCAACCCTCCAGATTACCATTAACTTATATTCCCTTTTCTTAATCGTTTTAATTAACAgatttactgagatataattaaaAGATGTAAAATTCATGTTTTAAGTTTATAACTCAATGATTTTAGCATATTTAGACTTGTGCAACTATAACCACCAAGTAATTGTAAGGTGTTTCTATAACCCCCATAAAGAAACTTCATGTCCATATACAGTCATTTCTTAtcaccagcccctgccccaggaaaCTGCTGACCTCTTTCTGTCtgtatagttttgtctttttggacatttcatataactGAAATCTTAAAATGTACATTATTTCTTGTGTGGCTTCTTTTACTGAGCATGATGTTTTAGTGTTGTATCAGCCTTTTAGCAtatatctgaattttttaaaattattgtttaaagtattacatatgtctcccccccccccattgacctctctctggccactcccaccatatttcctttttattgatgaatagtattccattgtatggatatactaccgattgtttatccatttaccaggtgatggatatttaggttgtttccacttaTTGGCTACTAAGAACAATGATGCTATAATTATTCCTGTGcaaatttttgtgtggacatatatgtTCATTTTTCCCATATTCTAGTTTTACAACATCCATCACCTTCTTACAGATCATCAATGTTCTATTTATTctgttatttgttgacttttacCAACCACTAGAATCTAAATAGTTCCAAGTGCCTGGAATAGCTCTTGGTGTATAGTAAGAACtcaaaatatttgtagaatgaaaaTGAATGTTCACATAATAGTGTTTCTAGGTAACACATTTTTAACTGGCATATTTCTTCATGTTTTCACCTTTTCCTCAAATACGTATTAATCTATTCTATGCTGTAAAAATCAtgttattattgatgtttttaataaTGGGTAGGACAGAAGATTATGATAGATCCCacaattagccctagctggtttggctcagtggatatagtgtcaacctgtggatccaagggtcccaggtttgattctggtcaaggacaggtACCTTGGTTACAAACTCCTCACTGGCCAGGGGCCCAGTCAGCGCTCTGCAGGAGGTAACTGacaaatgtgtttctctcacatcgatgtttctgtctttccctctctcttccactctctctaaaaatcaatgagaaaatatcctcagctgaggattaaaaaaaaaaatcaacaattggATAATGAAGACGTGTATGTAAAGAATTAATCACCAAATGATAAAAAAGAACTACGGTAGgtacaacacccccccccccccaatgataTCCATACAATAATCCCCAGAAATTGTGAATATATATGGTCATGGCAAAGAGGAATTAACGTAACAAATGGATTTAAGATTTCTAATTAGCTCACCTTAAAATCCTGGGTTATCCAGGCAGTCCCAATGTAATCATGTGTGTCCTTTATAAGTGAAAGAGGCAGAAGAGCCTGAATGAGAGTAAGAGGTGGAGGATAGAAACAGGGTCAGAGTGATATGAAGTGAGAAAGACACAATCtaccattgctggctttgaagatggaagagtCAAGGAATTGCACAACCATTTGGAGTTGGTAAAGGCAAAAACATGGATTGTCCCTTAGAGATACTATAAAGGAATGCAGTCTTGCTGACCCCTTCATTTTAGCCTAGCAAGATCCATTTCAGACTCCTGACCTCCAGACCTGTAAGATGATATATTTGCATTGTACAAAGTTTGTAGCACAGCAGCAATAAAAATCTAATACAGGAACCATATGCACTTGCTAGACAAGAGGATAAGATGTGGGGCCTGAATCCCCATTATATTTATTAAGCTCTTGTCCTTGTGTGTACTATATTtagcacaaaataaaattttcaaagaagTAGGAGTCATGGTCTCTGCTCTTGAGGAAAAAAGTTTACAAACTAGTTGGATTTTCTAATTGGAAAACCCAACCATATGGCAGAGATTTTAGAAGCACACAATTGTGCCAACAGGATAATCAACCATAATTTACATGGCCAGCCATCCCAGAGAACTGGCAAGCAAGGAGCATCACTGGAGCAGCTGTTGCCATGGCCCCACATCCTATGATAGTGActgaaatagaaacaaaacaaacaagcaaatagaAACCCTCAGAGATCTTGAAATTGTTAAATTGAGAGGCAGCATAGTGTAATCACAGGGAGTACAGAGCTACCTGGATATGAATCTCAACTCTACCCCATAGTAGGCTTTTGACTTGGGGCAAGTTACCTAAGCATCAtccttttccttatctctaaaatgaAGGTGGGCCCTTCCAGCCATCTCTGAGAACTGGCTGATATCACTTCTAAAATAAGACAaacagtctttctttttttgaatgtATATAAAAGATATAATCAAGGACAATTTTAGTACTggaaaaaatgtatgtgtatgaTTTACTTAACAATACTCAAATGTATTTATTACTACCTACTTTATGCCAGGTTCTTTTACGCTTTTACAGAAACATATATTAACacctccatatatatatatatatatatatatatatatatatatatatatatatacacacacacacatacatacatacatatgtatatatgtatataatatatatacacacatataagcaTATACCTAGAGAATATGTACCTTTCTATAGagaatatatatatgaagaaaatgtatttaGTAAAGCACCATAATAAGAGTTTTATAACTAAGCTAGTGTATTTTGGAGATTCTGAAACAtaattgaaagaataaaagaaattttGACATGGCCACAGTATTAGTCATGGTTCCCAGAGAAACAGTATGTAAATAAACAGAGAGAGGTAAGGAATTATCTCAAATGATTATGGAGACTGAGAAGTCCTGTGATTTTCAACCTGCAAGCTGGACAGCCAGGAAAGGTGATAGTGTATTTCCTGGGGAGCCCAAAAGCCAAAAGAGCTTATTGGGTATGCTCTAATTAGGAAAGCATGCAGCCTCAAGACCCAGTAAGAGCTGACGTTTTAGTTTGAGTTCAGACACAGGAAGAAACCCATGTCCCAACTCAAGGCAATCAGGCAGAAAAATTCTCTACTACCTGGGAGTCCATTATTGACCAAAAGCTATTAATTTCATAGAACTCTCTAGTGGTCTCAAGAATACCCAGGAGATAACTACCGATTTCACAATATTCTTCTTCCACAGTATCCATAGTGATTAAAAACATGTTGCTCTATCAGGTAGGCCAGAGGGTGGGTGGATTGGGGAAAGGTTATTTACACAGAGCTTTCAAATGTGGATAAAATCATTACATCAAAAATTGATTCTGTTTAAAAACCCACAGATACTATCAGACAATTTTTAAGTACTAAGAAGTTGTCATTCTTATATGGCAGGTACAGGTCTTCCAAAATTCTAATTCTCACTTGAAATACCAAATTAAGTCATAGGTAACAAATTGCCTACTGTTTTTTGTTACAGTGCAAAGCTTACGTTGTCTCTTTTTCTGGGAAAGTCCACAAAGGTCTGTCTTAATACCCATCATTCTTTGGTTAGACactctttcaagtaaaaatattattgtCTGCAAAACGCAGCAGATTGAGCAAAACTCAGTCAACCCTACAAGCCTAGATACAACTATTTTCTATGATTTGTAGCAAAAATACTCATTTTGCAACACAGAATACTAAATAAAAGTATTCTAAAGGGTtgacatttaataaaatgaatatggGCATTTTTGTGTACAAATGGCATTGTTTTTGCTTATGTGTGTGgtgaagaatacaataattacTTAATACAGGCTGGTGTCACTCCATTTATGGCACTAACAATTTCACCGCTTTTATAGCATCAGTATAAATGTCAACAGTGTGCAAAAAGGACAATAATGtgtaaatattattataaaaatagtttgACCTCACAGATACCCCGAAAGTATGTTAAGGATACTAAAACAAAGATTCCTAGACCCCACTTTGAGACTCACTTTACTGAAGGGTAGCCAACATGTAACTTGCCCTAAATGTACAGTGTGCTAAGAGCATCAGTCAGGTTCTTTACTAGAAGACGCCTCTTATTTTTCAACCAAGTTGATTAGTTACGAGTTTCGTTAAGAGAGTCGCAGCTATTTATATGAGTAATATAGAAAAAGTATATCATTTTCCTTTaagtaattatttcaaaattcattATTAATTCTCTCTAGCATTTCCCCAACATTTTAAAGGGTATTATTCGTCCCTTTTATAGAATAAGAAACTGAGATTACTCTTTGGTAGAAATAATATTAGACTAggatttagttttaaaatgtcttaGTCTCACATGGGAATTGGAATGCAGGACAAATATTGTCTAATGTCTATTTTAAgggataaatatatttatatttgtaagcTCATTATCTCTTACTGATCAACATGAATGACAGTAAAATATCCAAGAGACCTCAGTTCAAACAAGTAAGTAACTGTGCTTAACTGAAGGTCGTTGTTAATCCTAACCAATGAAGTGGCTAATAGATAATCCTTTTAAAAAGATACCAACTCAAACTCAgtctttaaaatgttactttctaCTGAAAATCTATAAAGACCGAAGAAaccttttacaaaataattttctttacttttaaacttAATGTAATCAACTGttattcaaattttctttaatgTAGTTGTTTCCCCCCAGTACAATGCATAACTTCATTAGTCTCATTGCTTGCTCTTCTAAACCAATATATTATTAGGCTTATTTGCTTACCTGTACCTGCTCTAGGTTGAAAATCAGTTTTTGAACAAAttcaatatatttagaaaaaaatgaaatgtcctAAATTACCATTGtgttcttcttttgttttgtttttagtgaaCTTGTAAACAAAAAAGCtctcatttcaaaaaaaaaacacaaaaaacaaaatcccAAATCATATATATGTTTACAGTGATTACATTTATCTAAGCAACATATATACACGTTCAATTTTAAGATGTTAAGTATCTGTgacaaatatgctttttaaaatatatatatacaccaagAGCATTGTGAAGTTAATGCAGAGTCCTGAGGATAGTCTATTAGTCActaagtttttcttaagttttcaCTTTAAATGCTGTTATTTCTAACACAGGTAAGCAGGCAGTCTTTCTTCATATGCGCAAACACTGGACCCTTTGGTTACTACCCTATCATCTGGCTTGCAAATAAGAAGCCAACCATTTAAGAATGTTTTAAGTGCACAACTAGCAAACCCTAGGGATGGACAAACCCTAAAAATGTACAATAGTGAGCATATACAACCATCGCAACTATGGGTGAACACTGCTCATCCCATTCTTCTGAAATGAGATCTCAAAGCTGATAGCTAAAAGTAAAAGATGTTCACACAAAAAATTGGCATATGCACATTTTCTCTACCTATTTGTGTATGTCCACCATTTAGTTCACTTttccacttgaaaaaaaaaaatggaatagaaaaCTGGACACCGTGTTTCACTATCTCAGTTAATATTTACAATTACAACAATGCTTCCCAGAGCCAGTTTATACTGAAATTAAGTTCTTTACACCAAAGAAATGGTTGTCCACAACCACCGGCTAGTGTACATATGAACTAAAATGTCTAGATTTGGGGAGAAACCCATGCTGCTCCAATCACCGGCACTGCTTCCTCTGTCCCTTGATTCTCGCTTAGCAACCTGTGGGGGTTGTGGCCTGCTGACCCTGCCCACTGGAAGAGGCCGCCGACTGGGCTGCTTTCTGCTTCAGCGTTGTCCAGTCAAATGTGTAGTCATACTGGTGGTTCAGGGTCCTGAAAAGAATGCGGAAGAGCTGCCTCAGATACATGTAATTCGGGGCTTCTTCAAAGCGCAGCCCACGGCAGTAGTTTAAGTACATGGCAAATTCCGAAGGAAACCCCTTACATAAGACTTCAACGGGAATGGACATCTTCTTTTCGCTAATCTTCTCGTATTTCTGTACCTTGGTGGCAGCCTTCAGTCCTTGCCACGGCAGGCTGGTTCTGTTAAAATACATCAAAACATAGCCTAACGATTCCATGTCGTCCCGGCGACTCTGTTCCACGCCAAGGTGGGCATTGATGCTCGCATACCGGGCCGTGCCCGTGAGGTTCTTATCTTCTCTGTACGGTATGTGTTGCCTTGTCCTGTTGTCTCTGTACTTTTTGGCCAAACCGAAATCAATCAGGAACAACTTATTACAGTGGCGCCCGATGCCCATGAGGAAGTTGTCCGGTTTGATGTCTCGGTGTATGAAATTCTTGGTATGCACATATTCCACCCTGCTGATCATCTGGTCCGCCAGCATCAGTATGGTCTTCATGGTGAAGCTCCTGGAGCAGAAGTTGAAGAGGTCCTCCAGGCTGGGCCCCAGGAGGTCCATGACCAGCACATTGTGGTCTTTCTCCTGCCCGTACCAGCGGATGTGCGGGATGCCCACCCCGCCCTGCAGGATCTTGTAGAGCTTGCTCTCGTACAGCAGCTGCGGGTGCCGGGCCTTCAGGGACTCGAGCTTCACCGCCACCTCCTCGCCGTTGGTGATGTTGATCGCCAGGTAGATGTCCCCGAAGGAGCCAGACCCGATCTTGCGCACCAGCTTGTATTTCCCCCGGACAGTGAATTCGGCCTGAGAGCTGCTGCAGCTCGCCATCCCGGGACACGCTCTCCAGCGGGGCTGGGCCAAGCCCGGCACCTCACCTTGGAGAGGAGGACAGAGGCCTCTCCGGGCAGCGTCGGCGCCCCGAGCAACTCCGCAGAGGACAGAGGACGGTGGCCGGAAACGGAAACGGTGAAACGGAAGCGGTGGTTCTCTCGGTGTCACAGGGCCCAGAATCCCCCAAGGGGACCCTAATCAGCTCCGCCCCGTCGGGCTGCTCCTTTCCGGGCCGCCGTTTCCAAGGGGCTCGCGAGGTTCCCAGGCTGGGCCGCTTGGATTCTGGGCTTTCGTGACGTCGCGGGCTGGAAAAGGGGGGCGTTGAGTCAGGATGGGGTTCACGCTGCCCCCACCGCCGTGGCCTCCCACCCCGAGGCCCCGCTGTCGCTGTCACTCTGCGGCTCTGTCATGTTGTTGCTCACCCGGTGGCGCCATCCTGTCATTCCGCCCACGCAGCTGCCATCTTGTTATTCTGGCTCCACCAACGCAAAATGGCGCCTTCCCGGGAGCCGCAGCTTCCGGGCGCAGAGCACTCTGGGAAGGGGCCTCAGGCGCTGacccctgaggggccctggggaggaggagggcggaaCTGGCCCGCCAGAGTAGCGTCACAGCTGCGCATGCGGGTTCTCCTGGAGTTAATTCGGAAGGTGAACCTTCCAGGTGTCGATGTTTTGAATGTATGAGGTTGAGTTAGCGCCCCTTCCTTTGGAAAGTGATCATTCAGAGATGGAAGTGCTGTTTCATTGATTAGAATGCGGGCCTTTTGTGCTGTCCTTCATTCTCTTATTCTCTTCGCCTTGCTTTTTACCTACAACAAGAtgattatgtgtgtgttttttttaagaaggaacgTTCCTTCACTTTTTTCTATGCTTCGCTCCGTATCAACAATACAACGCGCCTGTCATGTTGAGAGCCACACCCTGAAGGCAGCGGCATGAAGTCTTATGCTGTCACCATGGACCCGGCGCAAACTGGTGACCTAGGAGGGGGAGGCCAGGTCACAAAGCAGCAGTCGCCCGGGGTGCCAGGGCCGTGGCCATTGGCTTGATCGCAGTGTGCTTTACTGATCAATACACGCATCGGCACCAGAGTGAAAAGGTACAGTGTGTAGAAACGTGACTACTGTCCACTTCAGTGTTTGTTATCTGCAATGACACCCTCATCAAAATTCAGTGGTCACTCTTAACATTTTACTAAGATGAAGTGATTTATTTCAGTAAATCAGAAAGTGCAACAATGCCATCGAATGCTTTCCATGTCTCTTGGATTCGCGCTCCTTTATTATTTTGGAGTCAAAatactttgtttcttttaaaaattgttccttCCAC is a genomic window of Myotis daubentonii chromosome 9, mMyoDau2.1, whole genome shotgun sequence containing:
- the LOC132242321 gene encoding casein kinase I-like produces the protein MASCSSSQAEFTVRGKYKLVRKIGSGSFGDIYLAINITNGEEVAVKLESLKARHPQLLYESKLYKILQGGVGIPHIRWYGQEKDHNVLVMDLLGPSLEDLFNFCSRSFTMKTILMLADQMISRVEYVHTKNFIHRDIKPDNFLMGIGRHCNKLFLIDFGLAKKYRDNRTRQHIPYREDKNLTGTARYASINAHLGVEQSRRDDMESLGYVLMYFNRTSLPWQGLKAATKVQKYEKISEKKMSIPVEVLCKGFPSEFAMYLNYCRGLRFEEAPNYMYLRQLFRILFRTLNHQYDYTFDWTTLKQKAAQSAASSSGQGQQATTPTGC